GGAATATCGCGGTAGTACCCCGGTTGCGGTTCACGGGTCTGGGTCACGCTGTCGGGCCGCCCCTGGATCGGCAAATGATTGCCCGGTGGCTGCTGCGGCGGGCGACCTTGGACGTTGGGGTCCTGCGGCGGCCGTTCGTAGTGTTGCCCGCCCTGGTATTGCGGCTTGACCTCGAACTGTCGGCTGTTGTCGCCCCGGATGATCTCGTTGTTTTGCTGCCTGGGTTGGCCTGAATAACCCTGGCCGTTGCCGCCTCGCCCGTCCTGGCCGTGACCACCGTCGGGGCCGCCACGGTTTTGCTGATCGTCGGCCACTCCCTGCGCACTGACACTTGCCCACAACAGACCAACACCTGCCAAACGCCAGATGCGCGACTTCATGAAATTCCTCACAACGGTTCGGGGCCTGAAGGTAAGACTGGAAAAGCCCAGGCCGGTTCTGCGACAGGTTATCAGGCGCGGGGTTTATTTCGCAGGCATAAAAAAGGGAGGCCCGTCGGCCTCCCCTTGAGAACTTCGTCCGTGCGCGACGCTTATGACGTCGGCTCACCTCACGCCGTCTTCTGGACAGTGTGCAGCTCGGGGGTCTGCCAGTACCGGTGGGTACTGCGACCGCAGCCGGCCGGATTGGGCGGGCTGCACTGGACTGTTTGTCCGAGCAGTGATCTTGGTGGTAAGCATAGGCCCAGGGCGCCGGCAGGGGATTGCGAAGATTGCTTGAATAAACACCACTTGCGCAATTTTTACCCTTGGATGGATAATCTTCCGCAATTAACCGAATAAAGGCCCGCTCGATGAGCAAACTCGACCGTTACGACCTGAGCATTCTGGCGGAATTGCAGCGCGACGCGCGTATCTCCAACCAGGAATTGGCCGAGCGCATCGGCTTGTCGCCCTCCCCGTGCTCGCGGCGAGTCAAGCAACTGGAGGACGACGGCTACATCACCCGCCAGGTCGCCCTGCTCGACCGCAAGATGCTGGGCCTGAGCCTGACGGCCTACGTGCTGATCGGCATGGACCGCCATACCCCCGATCGCTTCGAGACCTTCGAAGCCGCGATCCGCAGCCTGCCGCAAGTACTGGAGTGCAGCCTGGTGACCGGCATCGACGCGGACTACCAGCTCAAGGTGGTGGTGCCGGACATGGACCATTACCAGAAACTGTTGCTGGGGCACCTGACCCGAATCGAAGGGGTCACCAGCGTGCGCTCGAGTTTTGTGTTGAATCAGGTGCTAAACAGCACTGAATTACCGTTGACGCATCTGCGTAGCTAACCGCTTTCATGCCCATCTACTGTGGGAGCGGGCTTGCTCGCGAAGACGACGGCACATTCAACATTTTTGCTGATTGACAGACCGCTTTCGCGAGCAAGCCCGCTCCCACAGTCAATTCAAGCGCTGCTGAGTCCGAGTTCAGATGAACAGCTGCGACACACCGCCGCAGCCCAATCCTGCGCCCCGCCCCCATGCCTTATACTCGCCGCGCCTTTTCAATCCCGCCCACGCTGGAGTGCCCCGATGGATCCTGCTGTTTTCGAAGAGTGGATGATGACCGGCCTGGTCAGCATCCTGATCATTTTCATGGGTTTCATCGTCTGGGACCTGGCGAAGAAGTCCAAGGCCGGGCGCTTTGGCTCGTTCATCCTGTTTTTCGTGCTGGGCCTCGGCGTCGCGGCATTCGTCATCAAGAGCGTGGTGATCGGCCTGATCGAGTCCGGCGCGTTATAAGCGCGCCGGCACTTCCTTCCACTGGCCCTGGTCGAGCCCTTCGAGCGTCCAGTCACCGATCCTGACCC
This genomic interval from Pseudomonas alvandae contains the following:
- a CDS encoding DUF2788 domain-containing protein → MDPAVFEEWMMTGLVSILIIFMGFIVWDLAKKSKAGRFGSFILFFVLGLGVAAFVIKSVVIGLIESGAL
- a CDS encoding Lrp/AsnC family transcriptional regulator is translated as MSKLDRYDLSILAELQRDARISNQELAERIGLSPSPCSRRVKQLEDDGYITRQVALLDRKMLGLSLTAYVLIGMDRHTPDRFETFEAAIRSLPQVLECSLVTGIDADYQLKVVVPDMDHYQKLLLGHLTRIEGVTSVRSSFVLNQVLNSTELPLTHLRS